The Coriobacteriia bacterium genome window below encodes:
- a CDS encoding band 7 protein: MAEIRNYPVLRHLRSEPSMQVVRYRKGAAVQRGRGLAFWFHPLSTAVAEVPMDDRQLTLTFQGVSLDFQEVYVQGVVTWRVIDPNVLVNRLDFHIALDSGRWASEPLQQVAGLLTRVSQEIALDWIAERRLADVLAEGVSALREKIAEGLVGEPGLAEMGLEVATVRISSVRPSSEMEKALQTPVREAIQQSADEALFHRRASAVEKERAIAENELQNQIELAKREEQLIDQQGANDRSKARDETEAERIRVEAGAEHKRISSQAEAESLRLIEGVRVEVEQQMMGIYRNLPREVMVGLALREFASKLDRIDHLNITPDLLSPLLGDLLGAATRRLEA; this comes from the coding sequence GTACGCTACCGCAAGGGTGCGGCGGTTCAGAGAGGCAGGGGACTCGCGTTCTGGTTTCATCCACTCTCGACCGCCGTTGCCGAGGTACCGATGGATGACAGACAGCTCACTCTGACATTCCAGGGAGTCAGCCTCGATTTCCAGGAGGTCTACGTCCAGGGTGTTGTCACTTGGCGCGTGATCGATCCCAATGTGCTTGTGAATCGACTCGACTTCCACATAGCACTCGACAGCGGGCGGTGGGCAAGCGAGCCCCTGCAACAGGTTGCCGGACTCCTCACACGAGTGAGCCAGGAAATCGCGCTCGATTGGATTGCCGAAAGGAGACTCGCGGACGTGCTGGCCGAAGGCGTCAGTGCTCTTCGCGAGAAGATTGCGGAGGGTCTCGTTGGAGAACCGGGCCTCGCCGAAATGGGTCTTGAGGTCGCAACCGTGCGGATCTCTTCGGTAAGGCCTTCCTCGGAGATGGAGAAGGCGCTGCAGACTCCGGTGCGTGAAGCGATTCAGCAGAGTGCTGATGAGGCGCTCTTCCATCGGCGGGCGTCGGCGGTAGAGAAGGAACGGGCGATTGCGGAGAATGAGCTGCAAAACCAGATCGAACTCGCCAAGCGCGAGGAGCAGTTGATTGACCAACAGGGCGCCAACGACCGAAGCAAGGCGCGTGACGAGACAGAAGCCGAGCGTATTCGTGTCGAGGCCGGCGCTGAGCACAAGCGCATCAGCTCGCAGGCCGAGGCGGAGAGTCTTCGGCTGATTGAGGGAGTCCGTGTCGAGGTCGAGCAGCAGATGATGGGCATCTATCGGAATCTGCCCCGCGAAGTGATGGTTGGGCTCGCATTGCGGGAGTTCGCTTCCAAACTGGATCGGATCGACCATCTCAATATCACGCCAGATCTACTCTCGCCACTGCTGGGTGATCTCTTGGGCGCGGCGACGAGGCGGCTGGAGGCGTGA